One Nocardioides aromaticivorans genomic window carries:
- the sepH gene encoding septation protein SepH, which yields MTEQDDAGAADDAAKPGAAPLTLTGATPDRRRLLLVDDQGAEFTLDITPDLRAAVRSETTRVGPLETKMSSSIRPREIQTRIRAGESAEAVAEAAGTTVDAIMPYVAPVLAEREHVAERALKASLRRAPGEGPASPTQARVLGDAVAAHLRSVGADPAVDVVWDAYRRETGRWVLTGTYLSAGRNGTARFTYDAPGNYALSDNDDARWLVGDVLPEPVAPARDDLQQARERRLAAVPAEELPLGGEAVDDELPLGAPAGPSLESGYEAAAYDVDQALDLAVPEAPEAHDEPIRATADEPAAEAARAADAERAKHRRPVQKKRGRASVPSWDEIMFGGGDQ from the coding sequence GTGACCGAGCAGGACGACGCGGGTGCGGCGGACGACGCCGCGAAGCCCGGCGCCGCGCCGCTCACCCTCACCGGTGCGACCCCGGACCGCCGCCGCCTGCTCCTGGTGGACGACCAGGGCGCCGAGTTCACCCTCGACATCACGCCCGACCTGCGTGCCGCCGTGCGCAGCGAGACCACCCGTGTCGGCCCGTTGGAGACCAAGATGAGCAGCAGCATCCGTCCGCGCGAGATCCAGACCCGCATCCGGGCCGGCGAGTCCGCCGAGGCCGTGGCCGAGGCCGCCGGGACCACCGTGGACGCGATCATGCCCTATGTCGCGCCCGTCCTCGCCGAGCGCGAGCACGTGGCCGAGCGCGCCCTCAAGGCCTCCCTGCGCCGTGCTCCGGGCGAGGGTCCGGCGTCGCCGACCCAGGCGCGCGTGCTCGGCGACGCGGTCGCCGCCCACCTCCGCAGCGTCGGCGCCGACCCCGCCGTCGACGTCGTGTGGGACGCCTACCGGCGCGAGACCGGGCGCTGGGTGCTGACCGGCACCTATCTCTCGGCCGGGCGCAACGGCACCGCCCGGTTCACCTACGACGCCCCGGGCAACTACGCGCTCTCCGACAACGACGACGCGCGCTGGCTGGTCGGCGACGTGCTGCCCGAGCCGGTCGCGCCCGCCCGCGACGACCTGCAGCAGGCCCGCGAGCGCCGGCTCGCCGCCGTGCCCGCCGAGGAGCTGCCGCTGGGCGGCGAGGCCGTCGACGACGAGCTGCCGCTCGGCGCGCCGGCCGGCCCGTCGCTGGAGTCGGGCTACGAGGCAGCGGCGTACGACGTCGACCAGGCGCTCGACCTCGCGGTGCCCGAGGCCCCCGAGGCGCACGACGAGCCGATCCGGGCGACGGCCGACGAGCCGGCCGCCGAGGCCGCCCGCGCAGCCGACGCCGAGCGGGCCAAGCACCGCCGGCCGGTGCAGAAGAAGCGCGGTCGGGCGTCCGTCCCGAGCTGGGACGAGATCATGTTCGGCGGCGGCGACCAGTGA
- a CDS encoding YchJ family protein, which translates to MTRAECPCGSGRGYDACCGPFHRGAATPATAEELMRSRYSAFVAGLASYLLATWHPATRPESLELDDGVRWTGLEVLAAADGGPDDRRGTVEFRASFVEDGRERTLHEVSRFRRDGEGWQYVRGRATWS; encoded by the coding sequence GTGACCCGGGCCGAGTGTCCCTGCGGCTCCGGTCGTGGGTACGACGCGTGCTGCGGCCCGTTCCACCGCGGGGCCGCGACGCCGGCGACCGCCGAGGAGCTGATGCGCTCGCGCTACTCCGCGTTCGTGGCCGGCCTGGCGTCGTACCTGCTGGCGACGTGGCACCCGGCGACCCGCCCGGAGTCCCTCGAACTCGACGACGGGGTGCGGTGGACCGGGCTCGAGGTGCTGGCGGCCGCGGACGGCGGGCCGGACGACCGGCGCGGGACGGTCGAGTTCCGGGCGTCCTTCGTCGAGGACGGCCGGGAGCGCACCCTGCACGAGGTGAGCCGGTTCCGGCGCGACGGCGAGGGCTGGCAGTACGTGCGTGGGAGGGCGACGTGGAGCTGA
- a CDS encoding MFS transporter, with protein sequence MLQTYRQIFTPATTLFSLTGLVARLPISMVGLGIVLLAEHETGSYGFAGSVSAVALIANAVFAIPQGRLIDRLGQGRVLAVVITVWGVGLALAMGSLEWDWPRWSTYVLAAVAGASLPSVGTCVRARWSHTLADQPERLHTAFSFEAVADETVFLVGPIAVTMLATGVHPAAGLAAALVAGTVGTYVFAGQRGTEPPVHPREAATGARPPIPWAAIAPLTVVAAALGVLFGAAEVVTVAFAEEEGHKAASGFLLAIWALGSLLAGLVSGAISWRRGPLVRLRWGALGMVVAMAPLPFVPSLPVMGAVLLVGGLAISPTLIAAMSLAEQVLPAARLTEGMAFIQTGLAAGLAPGAAVAGVVIDAHGASPAYVVCAAGGLLALLGAVATRLPANLPDHEQQLA encoded by the coding sequence ATGTTGCAGACCTATCGCCAGATCTTCACCCCGGCCACCACGCTGTTCAGCCTGACCGGCCTCGTCGCACGCCTCCCGATCTCGATGGTGGGCCTCGGCATCGTGCTGCTGGCCGAGCACGAGACCGGCTCCTACGGCTTCGCCGGCTCGGTGTCGGCGGTCGCGCTGATCGCCAACGCGGTCTTCGCCATCCCGCAGGGCCGGCTCATCGACCGCCTCGGCCAGGGCCGGGTGCTGGCCGTCGTCATCACGGTGTGGGGCGTCGGCCTCGCGCTGGCGATGGGCTCGCTCGAGTGGGACTGGCCGCGCTGGTCGACGTACGTGCTGGCGGCGGTCGCGGGAGCCTCGCTCCCCTCGGTCGGGACCTGCGTGCGGGCCCGGTGGTCCCACACGCTCGCTGACCAGCCCGAGCGGCTGCACACCGCCTTCTCGTTCGAGGCCGTCGCCGACGAGACCGTCTTCCTCGTCGGCCCGATCGCGGTCACGATGCTCGCCACCGGCGTGCACCCGGCCGCCGGCCTGGCCGCCGCGCTGGTCGCGGGCACGGTCGGGACCTATGTCTTCGCCGGGCAGCGCGGCACCGAGCCGCCGGTCCACCCGCGCGAGGCGGCGACCGGTGCCCGGCCCCCGATCCCGTGGGCGGCGATCGCGCCGTTGACGGTCGTCGCCGCCGCCCTCGGCGTGCTCTTCGGCGCCGCGGAGGTGGTCACGGTCGCCTTCGCCGAGGAGGAGGGCCACAAGGCCGCCTCCGGCTTCCTGCTCGCGATCTGGGCGCTCGGCAGCCTGCTCGCCGGCCTCGTCTCGGGCGCGATCTCCTGGCGGCGCGGTCCGCTGGTCCGGCTCCGTTGGGGAGCGCTCGGGATGGTCGTGGCGATGGCGCCGCTGCCCTTCGTCCCGTCGCTGCCGGTCATGGGTGCGGTCCTGCTGGTCGGCGGCCTCGCCATCTCCCCCACCCTGATCGCCGCGATGTCGCTGGCCGAGCAGGTGCTGCCCGCGGCCCGGCTGACCGAGGGCATGGCCTTCATCCAGACCGGGCTGGCGGCCGGCCTCGCCCCCGGCGCCGCCGTCGCCGGCGTCGTCATCGACGCGCACGGCGCCTCGCCGGCGTACGTCGTCTGCGCCGCCGGTGGGCTGCTCGCACTCCTGGGCGCGGTGGCCACCCGGCTCCCGGCTAACCTCCCGGACCATGAGCAGCAGCTGGCGTAA
- a CDS encoding ferrochelatase, whose amino-acid sequence MPNPDPYDALLLLSFGGPEKPEDVVPFLENVTRGRGIPRERLEEVGQHYFLFGGKSPINDQNKALIAALEAELAAAGIDLPVYWGNRNWEPYLPDTVAQLAADGRRRVLCIATSAYSSWSSCRQYWDNIDDALAALPGDVEPPRIDKVRAYFNHPGFVAANTDGVLAALADLPDGVRDQARLVFVTHSIPTAMSDSSGPPARRAEGSAYVGQHLDVAATVAAAVREATGVEREHELVYCSRSGSPRTPWLEPDVNDRLEELAAEGVPAVVLVPVGFVSDHMEVVYDLDTEALATAAKLGIEARRAASAGVHPAFVTALRELVEERAAVERGEDVARPALGVRGPSHDRCPVGCCLGERADA is encoded by the coding sequence GTGCCGAATCCGGATCCGTACGACGCCCTGCTCCTGCTCTCCTTCGGTGGTCCCGAGAAGCCCGAGGACGTGGTCCCGTTCCTCGAGAACGTCACCCGCGGCCGCGGGATCCCGCGCGAGCGCCTCGAGGAGGTCGGCCAGCACTACTTCCTCTTCGGGGGGAAGTCGCCGATCAACGACCAGAACAAGGCGCTGATCGCGGCCCTCGAGGCCGAGCTCGCCGCCGCCGGGATCGACCTGCCGGTGTACTGGGGCAACCGCAACTGGGAGCCCTACCTGCCGGACACGGTCGCGCAGCTGGCCGCGGACGGCCGGCGGCGCGTGCTGTGCATCGCCACGTCGGCGTACTCCTCCTGGTCGAGCTGCCGGCAGTACTGGGACAACATCGACGACGCGCTCGCCGCGCTCCCCGGCGACGTCGAGCCACCCCGCATCGACAAGGTCCGCGCCTACTTCAACCACCCGGGCTTCGTCGCCGCCAACACCGACGGCGTGCTCGCGGCCCTGGCCGACCTGCCCGACGGTGTGCGCGACCAGGCCCGCCTGGTCTTCGTCACCCACTCCATCCCGACTGCGATGAGCGACAGCAGCGGCCCTCCGGCGCGACGGGCGGAGGGCAGCGCGTACGTCGGCCAGCACCTCGACGTCGCGGCCACGGTCGCCGCGGCCGTCCGGGAGGCGACCGGGGTCGAGCGGGAGCACGAGCTGGTCTACTGCTCGCGGTCCGGCTCCCCGCGCACGCCGTGGCTGGAGCCCGACGTCAACGACCGGCTCGAGGAGCTGGCGGCCGAGGGGGTGCCCGCGGTCGTGCTGGTGCCCGTCGGGTTCGTCTCCGACCACATGGAGGTCGTCTACGACCTCGACACCGAGGCGCTCGCGACGGCCGCGAAGCTCGGCATCGAGGCCCGGCGGGCCGCCTCGGCCGGGGTGCACCCCGCGTTCGTCACGGCGCTGCGCGAGCTGGTCGAGGAGCGCGCGGCGGTCGAGCGGGGCGAGGACGTCGCGCGGCCGGCGCTGGGAGTCCGCGGCCCGTCCCACGACCGCTGCCCGGTCGGCTGCTGCCTCGGGGAGCGGGCAGACGCGTGA
- a CDS encoding SDR family oxidoreductase: MAYFVTGATGFIGRFLIAELIDHREGPIHVLCRASSLGRMEALIRQWGSDRVQPVVGDLGQPGLGVDPEWVAEHAGSIDHFFHLAAIYDITADDATNDAMNIDGTRNALALAEALDAGCFHQVSSVAAAGDYHGRFDETMFEEGQPLPSPYHRTKYESEKIVRDESVVPWRVYRPAIVVGHSETGAMDKIDGPYYLFPLIKRLRDNLPSWLPLVGVDLGDTNVVPVDYVAKAMDHLGHLPDRDGEAFHLVNPEPQPVVDMVNAFCAAAGAPRFATPVSRNVTAGPLSLVPRSLRPLNLMTAVIRTAPAQLLLDQTLGRLGLPAEALAHTSFPSVFDSRITEKALAGSGISVPPLETYVRTLWSYWEENLDDTVGRDPKARAALKDKTVVITGASSGIGKVVALKVAQAGGIPVLVARGKEKLEETKAVIEGRGGQAYVFPCDLSDLEAIDRLCEQLVAELPSVDYVINNAGRSIRRSLKLSQDRFHDFERTMQLNYFGAIRLVMGLMPQLHAQRSGHIVNISSIGVQTNPPRFSAYVASKAALDAWSNVVSSEVVGHGITFTNVHMPLVRTPMIAPTKIYDKFPTISPAQAADTVIKALVDKPHEINTALGTAGELAHTIAPRAAFRVLNLAYQVFPDSAAAKGQKPASQAAAAAEEAPAENRRETEQMLLAQLFRGVHW; encoded by the coding sequence ATGGCCTACTTCGTCACCGGCGCCACCGGCTTCATCGGGCGCTTCCTCATCGCCGAGCTCATCGACCACCGCGAGGGTCCGATCCACGTCCTGTGCCGCGCGTCCTCGCTCGGCCGGATGGAGGCGCTGATCCGCCAGTGGGGCTCGGACCGGGTCCAGCCGGTCGTCGGCGACCTGGGCCAGCCCGGACTGGGCGTGGACCCGGAGTGGGTCGCGGAGCACGCCGGGTCGATCGACCACTTCTTCCACCTGGCCGCGATCTACGACATCACCGCCGACGACGCGACCAACGACGCGATGAACATCGACGGCACCCGCAACGCGCTCGCGCTGGCGGAGGCGCTGGACGCCGGCTGCTTCCACCAGGTCTCGTCCGTCGCGGCGGCCGGTGACTACCACGGCCGGTTCGACGAGACGATGTTCGAGGAGGGCCAGCCGCTCCCGTCGCCGTACCACCGCACGAAGTACGAGTCGGAGAAGATCGTCCGCGACGAGTCGGTCGTCCCGTGGCGCGTCTACCGCCCGGCGATCGTGGTGGGCCACTCCGAGACCGGCGCCATGGACAAGATCGACGGTCCCTACTACCTCTTCCCGCTGATCAAGCGGCTGCGCGACAACCTGCCGTCGTGGCTGCCGCTCGTCGGCGTCGACCTGGGCGACACCAACGTGGTGCCGGTCGACTACGTCGCCAAGGCGATGGACCACCTCGGCCACCTGCCCGACCGCGACGGCGAGGCCTTCCACCTGGTCAACCCGGAGCCGCAGCCGGTCGTCGACATGGTCAACGCCTTCTGTGCCGCCGCCGGTGCGCCCCGGTTCGCGACGCCGGTGAGCCGCAACGTGACGGCCGGCCCGCTGTCGCTGGTCCCGCGCTCGCTGCGGCCGCTGAACCTGATGACGGCCGTGATCCGCACCGCACCGGCGCAGCTGCTCCTCGACCAGACCCTCGGCCGCCTCGGGCTGCCCGCCGAGGCGCTCGCGCACACGTCCTTCCCGTCGGTCTTCGACTCGCGGATCACGGAGAAGGCGCTCGCCGGCTCCGGGATCTCCGTGCCGCCGCTGGAGACCTACGTCCGGACCCTGTGGTCCTACTGGGAGGAGAACCTCGACGACACCGTCGGGCGCGACCCCAAGGCGCGCGCCGCGCTCAAGGACAAGACCGTCGTGATCACGGGTGCCTCCTCGGGCATCGGCAAGGTGGTGGCCCTCAAGGTCGCCCAGGCCGGCGGCATCCCCGTCCTCGTCGCGCGCGGCAAGGAGAAGCTCGAGGAGACCAAGGCGGTCATCGAGGGGCGCGGCGGGCAGGCCTACGTGTTCCCGTGCGACCTCTCCGACCTCGAGGCGATCGACCGGCTCTGCGAGCAGCTCGTCGCCGAGCTGCCCAGCGTCGACTACGTGATCAACAACGCCGGCCGCTCGATCCGCCGCTCGCTCAAGCTGTCGCAGGACCGCTTCCACGACTTCGAGCGCACCATGCAGCTCAACTACTTCGGCGCGATCCGCCTGGTGATGGGCCTGATGCCGCAGCTGCACGCGCAGCGCTCCGGCCACATCGTCAACATCTCCTCGATCGGCGTGCAGACCAACCCGCCGCGCTTCTCCGCCTACGTCGCCTCCAAGGCGGCGCTCGACGCGTGGAGCAACGTGGTCTCCTCCGAGGTCGTGGGCCACGGCATCACCTTCACCAACGTGCACATGCCGCTGGTGCGGACGCCGATGATCGCGCCCACGAAGATCTACGACAAGTTCCCCACGATCTCGCCCGCGCAGGCCGCCGACACGGTCATCAAGGCGCTCGTGGACAAGCCGCACGAGATCAACACGGCCCTCGGTACGGCGGGCGAGCTGGCCCACACGATCGCGCCGCGGGCCGCGTTCCGGGTGCTCAACCTGGCCTACCAGGTGTTCCCCGACTCCGCCGCGGCGAAGGGCCAGAAGCCGGCCTCGCAGGCTGCGGCCGCCGCCGAGGAGGCGCCGGCCGAGAACCGCCGGGAGACCGAGCAGATGCTGCTCGCCCAGCTCTTCCGCGGCGTGCACTGGTAG
- a CDS encoding DUF4192 domain-containing protein, translating into MTTTPDAPLHLTARSPEDLLAMAPVVLGFWPDDSVVMMTFGALRPFHARLPLPPADELDACGLLEVEECLLGPAERHGVQAVVLLYFTDDPGRAGLVHAALREGCRARGIGVVVAIVADGADYSVVGADGALGPRTSYDVTAHPFVVQALVEGRIAHRTRADMVASLETEPALAAPVLEQLHEGGWEDTDPPLGARAVRRHGNWVEATVRLATETGELPGARRLARLLWALQVPRIRDAAWSALDRATAPRHVWLWTEVLRRTPDDLAAAPGVLLGLAAWQAGDGALAWAAVDRCRRADPDCRLADFLATLLEEAVPPDAWTGTVDWASGLPPAAGDPR; encoded by the coding sequence ATGACGACCACACCCGACGCACCCCTGCACCTGACCGCCCGCAGCCCCGAGGACCTCCTGGCCATGGCGCCGGTGGTCCTCGGGTTCTGGCCCGACGACTCCGTCGTGATGATGACCTTCGGGGCGCTGCGCCCCTTCCACGCCCGGCTGCCGCTGCCGCCGGCCGACGAGCTCGACGCGTGCGGGCTCCTCGAGGTGGAGGAGTGCCTGCTCGGCCCTGCCGAGCGCCACGGCGTGCAGGCCGTGGTGCTGCTGTACTTCACCGACGACCCGGGCCGGGCCGGCCTCGTCCACGCCGCGCTGCGTGAGGGCTGCCGGGCCCGCGGGATCGGGGTGGTGGTCGCGATCGTGGCCGACGGCGCCGACTACTCCGTGGTCGGTGCGGACGGCGCGCTCGGGCCGCGGACGTCGTACGACGTGACGGCGCACCCGTTCGTCGTGCAGGCCCTCGTGGAGGGCCGGATCGCCCACCGGACCCGCGCCGACATGGTCGCCTCCCTCGAGACGGAGCCGGCCCTGGCGGCGCCGGTCCTCGAGCAGCTCCACGAGGGCGGGTGGGAGGACACGGACCCACCGCTCGGTGCCCGGGCGGTCCGGCGCCACGGCAACTGGGTGGAGGCCACCGTGCGGCTGGCCACCGAGACCGGCGAGCTGCCGGGAGCGAGGCGCCTCGCCCGGTTGCTCTGGGCGCTGCAGGTGCCCCGGATCCGTGACGCGGCCTGGTCGGCGCTCGACCGCGCGACGGCGCCCCGCCACGTGTGGCTCTGGACGGAGGTCCTGCGCCGGACGCCCGACGACCTGGCCGCGGCGCCCGGCGTCCTGCTCGGGCTGGCCGCGTGGCAGGCCGGCGACGGCGCCCTGGCCTGGGCGGCGGTCGACCGGTGCCGCCGGGCCGACCCCGACTGCCGGCTGGCCGACTTCCTCGCGACCCTGCTGGAGGAGGCGGTGCCACCGGACGCGTGGACCGGCACCGTCGACTGGGCGTCCGGGCTCCCGCCGGCGGCGGGGGACCCCCGCTAG
- a CDS encoding sulfurtransferase, which yields MTSPLIGVDELAARLGEVTVLDVRYRMGGPPGPDEYAAGHVPGAVFVDLDTALAAPPGPRGRHPLPDEEAFVRAMRAAGVRDDGPVVVYDDWSGHAAARCWWLLRFHGHRDVRVLDGSWAAWQAAGLPVEQGAPAPAPAPGDFTARPGAMPAVDATTVAATQVVIDARAPERFRGEVEPIDPVAGHIPGAVNVPTARNLGPDGRFLPAAGLADAYAAVGAVPAADVAVYCGSGVTAAHDVLALEVAGVAAALYPGSWSEWVADPARPVETG from the coding sequence ATGACCTCGCCCCTCATCGGTGTCGACGAGCTGGCCGCACGACTCGGGGAGGTCACGGTCCTCGACGTGCGCTACCGGATGGGCGGCCCGCCCGGCCCCGACGAGTACGCCGCCGGCCACGTCCCCGGAGCCGTGTTCGTCGACCTGGACACCGCGCTCGCGGCGCCACCCGGGCCGCGGGGCCGGCACCCCCTGCCGGACGAGGAGGCGTTCGTCCGGGCCATGCGCGCCGCCGGCGTGCGCGACGACGGTCCGGTCGTCGTCTACGACGACTGGTCGGGCCACGCGGCCGCCCGCTGCTGGTGGCTGCTGCGCTTCCACGGGCACCGCGACGTCCGCGTCCTCGACGGCAGCTGGGCGGCCTGGCAGGCGGCCGGCCTGCCGGTCGAGCAGGGCGCGCCCGCCCCGGCGCCGGCGCCCGGGGACTTCACGGCACGACCCGGCGCGATGCCGGCCGTCGACGCCACGACGGTCGCCGCGACGCAGGTCGTGATCGACGCGCGGGCGCCCGAGCGCTTCCGCGGCGAGGTCGAGCCGATCGACCCGGTGGCGGGCCACATCCCGGGCGCGGTCAACGTCCCCACGGCTCGCAACCTCGGCCCGGACGGCCGGTTCCTGCCGGCCGCCGGGCTGGCGGACGCCTACGCGGCGGTCGGCGCCGTCCCCGCAGCCGACGTCGCGGTCTACTGCGGGTCCGGCGTCACCGCCGCCCACGACGTCCTCGCGCTCGAGGTCGCCGGGGTGGCGGCGGCGCTCTACCCGGGCAGCTGGAGCGAGTGGGTCGCCGACCCGGCCCGCCCGGTGGAGACGGGCTGA
- a CDS encoding glutamate-cysteine ligase family protein, which translates to MGDDVAAQEFTPADRTRYREKVRRCLDVFERMLRESAFDTDDPWTGIEVELNLVDEAGDPALRNDEVLDAIADPGFQTELGQFNIELNLPPGPLADGGLTACEERLRTSLNAAEERAAAIGAHQVMIGILPTLAPEHLTAEAISANPRYRLLSEQILGARGEDIMIDIHGVERLQTTVDTIMPEAACTSTQFHVQVSPERFASYWNASQAIAGVQIAVGANAPYLLGKHLWAETRIPLFEQATDTRAEELKAQGVRPRVWFGERWITSVFDLFEENVRYFPALLPVIDEEDPLTVLEAGGTPNLSELRLHNGTIYRWNRPVYDISGGLPHLRVENRILAAGPTVVDTVANAAFYFGLVRALAENERPLWSQMSFSAAEENFHTAAEHGIDAEVYWPGVGRVRATELVLRRLLPLAHEGLAAWGVSAEEAHRYLDLIEQRCLAGTNGADWFARQMQQRRDEDRYDALRAVLGDYRARMHDNQPVHTW; encoded by the coding sequence ATGGGTGATGACGTCGCCGCACAGGAGTTCACACCTGCCGACCGGACCCGCTACCGGGAGAAGGTCCGGCGCTGCCTCGACGTGTTCGAGCGGATGCTGCGCGAGTCCGCCTTCGACACCGACGACCCGTGGACCGGCATCGAGGTCGAGCTCAACCTCGTCGACGAGGCGGGCGACCCCGCCCTGCGCAACGACGAGGTGCTCGACGCGATCGCCGACCCCGGCTTCCAGACCGAGCTCGGCCAGTTCAACATCGAGCTCAACCTCCCGCCGGGCCCGCTCGCCGACGGTGGCCTGACAGCCTGCGAGGAGCGGCTGCGCACCAGCCTCAACGCGGCCGAGGAGCGGGCCGCGGCGATCGGTGCCCACCAGGTCATGATCGGCATCCTGCCGACGCTCGCGCCGGAGCACCTCACGGCCGAGGCGATCAGCGCCAACCCGCGCTACCGGCTGCTCAGCGAGCAGATCCTCGGTGCGCGCGGCGAGGACATCATGATCGACATCCACGGCGTCGAGCGGCTGCAGACCACCGTCGACACGATCATGCCGGAGGCGGCGTGCACCAGCACGCAGTTCCACGTCCAGGTGAGCCCGGAGCGTTTCGCGTCGTACTGGAACGCCTCCCAGGCCATCGCCGGCGTGCAGATCGCGGTCGGCGCCAATGCGCCGTACCTCCTCGGCAAGCACCTGTGGGCGGAGACGCGGATCCCGTTGTTCGAGCAGGCGACCGACACCCGCGCCGAGGAGCTCAAGGCGCAGGGGGTGCGCCCGCGGGTGTGGTTCGGCGAGCGGTGGATCACGTCGGTGTTCGACCTGTTCGAGGAGAACGTCCGCTACTTCCCGGCGCTGCTCCCGGTGATCGACGAGGAGGACCCGCTGACGGTCCTGGAGGCCGGCGGGACGCCGAACCTCTCCGAGCTGCGCCTCCACAACGGCACGATCTACCGCTGGAACCGGCCGGTCTACGACATCAGCGGCGGGCTGCCGCACCTGCGCGTCGAGAACCGGATCCTCGCCGCGGGGCCGACGGTGGTCGACACGGTGGCCAACGCCGCCTTCTACTTCGGCCTGGTCCGGGCGCTCGCCGAGAACGAGCGGCCGCTGTGGTCGCAGATGTCCTTCAGCGCAGCGGAGGAGAACTTCCACACCGCGGCCGAGCACGGCATCGACGCCGAGGTCTACTGGCCCGGCGTCGGCCGGGTGCGGGCCACCGAGCTGGTCCTGCGTCGGCTGCTGCCGCTCGCCCACGAGGGCCTGGCCGCGTGGGGCGTCAGCGCCGAGGAGGCCCACCGCTATCTCGACCTCATCGAGCAGCGCTGCCTGGCCGGCACCAACGGTGCGGACTGGTTCGCGCGGCAGATGCAGCAGCGTCGCGACGAGGACCGGTACGACGCCCTGCGCGCCGTGCTCGGCGACTACCGCGCCCGGATGCACGACAACCAGCCGGTCCACACCTGGTAA
- a CDS encoding D-arabinono-1,4-lactone oxidase, which yields MSSSWRNWSGLESASGLQPVSPADAAEVADVVTRARAAGRTVKAAGTGHSFTGIAAPQHVHLLPDRMRGIVAVDRDAMTVTALAGTQLKVFNAELEQLGLSLHNMGDIAEQTLAGAVSTGTHGTGGRAAGLAAQVVGFELVTGAGEVLRASTAENADLLDLGRVGLGALGVLTTLTFAVEPLFLLRAEEQPMSWDDAMAAFDDLTAAHDHVDMYWFPHSDRMLTKRNTRVGTDLTAAEPLARWRAWLDDDLLSNTVFGAQTALLNRVPRAIPAANRFASRLLGPRTYTDVAHRVFTTDRRVVFREMEYAVPRAAGLDALRECRTAFERSGLAVSFPVEIRVAPADDVAMSTSFGRDSFYLAFHTHRGADHSAYFALMEAIMRDHDGRPHWGKLHHLEAGDLADRYPRFGEFTALRDRLDPDRVLTNPYLDRVLGA from the coding sequence ATGAGCAGCAGCTGGCGTAACTGGTCCGGGCTGGAGTCGGCGAGCGGCCTGCAGCCGGTCTCCCCCGCCGACGCGGCCGAGGTCGCCGACGTCGTCACCCGCGCCCGCGCCGCCGGCCGGACCGTGAAGGCGGCCGGCACCGGGCACAGCTTCACCGGCATCGCCGCCCCGCAGCACGTCCACCTGCTGCCCGACCGGATGCGCGGGATCGTCGCCGTCGACCGCGACGCGATGACCGTGACGGCCCTCGCCGGAACCCAGCTCAAGGTGTTCAACGCCGAGCTCGAGCAGCTCGGGCTGAGCCTGCACAACATGGGCGACATCGCCGAGCAGACCCTGGCGGGCGCCGTCTCGACCGGCACCCACGGCACGGGCGGGCGGGCCGCCGGGCTCGCCGCGCAGGTGGTCGGCTTCGAGCTGGTCACCGGCGCCGGCGAAGTGCTGCGTGCCTCGACCGCCGAGAACGCCGACCTGCTCGACCTCGGGCGGGTCGGCCTCGGCGCGCTCGGCGTGCTCACCACGCTGACCTTCGCCGTCGAGCCGCTCTTCCTGCTGCGCGCGGAGGAGCAGCCGATGTCGTGGGACGACGCGATGGCGGCCTTCGACGACCTGACCGCGGCGCACGACCACGTCGACATGTACTGGTTCCCGCACTCCGACCGGATGCTCACCAAGCGCAACACCCGGGTCGGCACCGACCTGACGGCCGCGGAGCCGCTCGCCCGCTGGCGGGCGTGGCTCGACGACGACCTCCTGTCCAACACGGTCTTCGGCGCGCAGACGGCGCTGCTCAACCGGGTCCCCCGCGCGATCCCGGCCGCCAACCGGTTCGCCTCGCGCCTGCTCGGCCCGCGCACCTACACCGACGTCGCCCACCGGGTCTTCACGACCGATCGCCGGGTCGTCTTCCGGGAGATGGAGTACGCCGTCCCGCGCGCCGCGGGCCTCGACGCGCTGCGGGAGTGCCGCACCGCCTTCGAGCGCTCCGGCCTCGCCGTGTCCTTCCCGGTCGAGATCCGCGTCGCGCCCGCCGACGACGTCGCGATGTCGACCTCGTTCGGCCGCGACTCCTTCTACCTGGCCTTCCACACCCACCGCGGCGCCGACCACTCCGCCTACTTCGCGCTGATGGAGGCGATCATGCGCGACCACGACGGACGACCGCACTGGGGCAAGCTGCACCACCTCGAGGCCGGCGACCTCGCCGACCGCTACCCCCGCTTCGGCGAGTTCACCGCGCTGCGCGATCGCCTCGACCCCGACCGGGTCCTCACCAACCCCTACCTGGACCGGGTGCTCGGCGCGTGA